Below is a genomic region from Microbacterium sp. KUDC0406.
CGGTGCGGTCGCTTTGGACGATGAGGGGGCCGTCAGACATAGCTGTCCAGTCTAGCGGTCGCTCATCACCCCGGCGTCGTGGCGTCGGCCAGGCGCACGGCCCGGATGCTGCGCACCGGCAGCGTCCGCTCGACATCCGCGCCGCGGTCCAGGCCGCGCAGGCGACCGCCGCCGAGGCCGGTGGCCTCCAGGACGAGTTCCCGTGTCGAGCCGTCCGGCATCCCGACGTCGACGATCAGCAGGGCCTTGGCCCGCACCGCGGCCTCCAGCTCGCGATCCAGCCAGGCGGCATCCGCATCCGGACCCTGACGCTCGCGCAGGCGGGCGATCAGCGCCGCGTAGGACGGCGCAGGGCGAGGGATCGTGTCGACCGGAGGCGTACGACGCATCGAGACCGCCGCACCCGAGGAGTCGACGAGCGTCGCCGGGTAGCGCGCGTCCACCATCGCCCAGTACACCGTCTCGGCGCTGACGCGCGAGACCAGCATGCCGTCCTCGGCGGTGAGGCCGAGCGGACGCAGGCCCCTGTCGACGCCGATGGCCTCGACCAGGTGCGGGTCGCTGCTGGTGACCACGGTTCCGGATTCCGACGCCCACACCCGCACCAGACCGTGACGCTGCGCGGTCTGCCCGACCAGGTACGCCAGCGGCTGGGGCAGGCCGGTGAGCGAGAGCGCCCGAGGAAGTCGAGGACGGATGCCTCGGTCTCGCCCTCGATCAGTGCGCGATCGATCGACTCCGCCGTGAAGCGGTACGACGAGGACTGCGCGGAGTCGCGTTCGGCCATGCCCCGCAGCCGGACCTCGAGTCCCGACTGCAGCGGTCCGGGCGCGATGGCGGTCAGATCGTTCTGCAGGAACACCCTGTCGACCTCGGCGGGCACCAGCCGCTCGAGAGCCGTCGTGTCGACGCGATCGCCGCGTCGCAGTGCCGCAGCCCACTCCGGCTCGGTGCCGGCCGCCGTCATCAGCCCGAGCAGGAGCGCACGGCGCCGCAGTCCCTCTCCCCGCTCCGGCCAGGACGGGTCCCAGGGGTAGGCGTGCAGCCAGGCGGCGGGTGGCAGCCAGCCGTCCCCGTCGCGAGCGCCCGCCGGAAGCGCCTCTCGGAACGCTGTGGCCAGCCGCGCCCACCTGTCGGCGAAGGGCAGGCTCAGCCAGGCATCCGCCTCGGTCGTCACCTGCACCCGGCGCTCGCTCGCACGCAGCAGCCCGGCATCCTCGGCGATCGTGCGCAGATCGTCGGCGTCCTGACCGATCCCCGCCTCTGCGAGACGCTTCTTCTCCCCGGCGGCGAGCGAACCGGTCGCGAGCAGCCCCAGCGGGGCCTCGCGAGCGACCAGGAGCATGTCGGCGATGCGTGATGCGGTGGTGAACGCGCGCTCGGCGATCGGGGCGGACTCCGATTCGGACGCCGCGACCGGGGGCTTCTCGTCGGCGGTGTCCGGCAGTGTGCGCCCGGCGACATGCTCCGCCACGGGAACCGGCACAGCCCCGGAAGGATCCTGCAGGGCGAGCGCGGTCAGGCGGAGGACGGACTGCGCGCCGCCTCGGGTGGCGTCCAGCAGCGCAGCGGCGTCGGCCAGGGGCAGGGAGACCAGCGCACGCTCGATCGAGGCCGGTTCGAGCAGCGCCTCGGCCGCGTCGAAGAAGTCCTGCCAGGGAGCGTCGGTTCTGACACCCCGTGCCAGGAACAGTGCGGTCAGCTCGTCATCGCTCGCCGCAGCCAGCCTGACGGCGAGCGGGCGCGCGTGGGTGCTCATTCCTCGTCCTCAGGACCGCTTCGCCGCGCGTCCCTTGCGGACGAAGCTCATGATCAGCAGAGCGATGATCATGACGAACGCCAGTGGCAGTCCGTACAGGGGCAGTCCGGCGATGAACGGCCACGCTCCGTGGGCGAACGCCTCCTGGCTCATGCCCGTGGCCGTGCCGATGATGATCGCGAAGAAGCAGAGCACGGATGCCCCGGCGAGCCCGAGCGCGGTGTAGGCGAGGATCTTGTCGATCGTGCGGACCGGGACGTCGGGCACCTCATCGCTCGGCTTCCTGTCGTCCGGCCTTCTCCGCTGCGCACTCATCCTTCTCAGACTAGTCCCTGCCCGCGGCCCGGGCTGCGCTCACCCGGTAGGCTTGACGGTGTCGCGCAGCCGCGCGACGTCTTCGTCTTGCACATCAGAAGAGGTTGTTCGCATGCCCACCGGCAAGGTCAGGTTCTACGACGACGAGAAGGGGTTCGGCTTCATCTCCACCGATGACGGCCAGGACGTCTTCCTGCACGCCTCTGCCCTGCCCGCGGGGACGGCCGTGAAGTCCGGCTCCCGGGTGGAGTTCGGAGTGGCGGACGGCAAGAGAGGTCTTCAGGCGCTGTCGGTGCGCGTCCTGGACGCTCCGCCGAGCCTGGCCAAGGTCAAGCGCAAGCCGGCCGACGACATGGCGATCATCGTCGAGGATCTCGTGAAGCTGCTCGACGGCATCGGCGGCGACCTGCGTCGCGGCCGCTACCCCTCGTCCGCCCAGGGTCGCAAGATCGCGGCCGTGCTCCGCAAGGTGGCTGATGACCTCGACGCCTGAAGACCTCGCCACCGCCTCTCGTGAGCTGGCGCTCGCCGCACTGCACGAGGTCACGGCGCCCGCGACCGTCGGCCCGGCCGCCGGTCACACCGTCGAGGACGACGGCGCCGTCTCGCTGCGCTTCGAGAACCGTCTTCCCGGGTATCCGGGCTGGTACTGGACGGTGACCGTCGCTCAGCTCGACGGCGCGGAGCCGACCGTGCTCGAGGTCGAGCTGCTGCCCGGCGACGGCGCGCTGCTCGCCCCGGACTGGGTGCCGTGGGCCGAGCGTCTCGCCGAGTACCGCGCGCACCAGGCCGAGCTGGCCGAGAAGGCGGCTTCCGGCGAAGCCGTGGAGGAGGCCGAGGGCGACCTGGATGCGGAGGATGACGAGCTCGATTCCGACGACGACGTGTCCGATCTGCTGCACGCCGGCGATCTGGACGGCGTCGACATCGACGAGCTCGATGAGTCGTCCGACGATGACTCGTCCGCCGACGAGGAAGCCGACGAGGAAGAGTAGTCGGAACCCGATTCCGTCGCCGAGGCCCCTTCTGATTCGCCGATCAGGAGGGGCCTCGGCGCTGGGGAGACCACCGGCGGTGCGACGAGCGGCCACCACAGTTCGCGCTGCTCTTCTCCGCTCGCGCTGCAGATCGCTGCGTCACGGCCGGTTCGCGCTGCTTCTCCCTGCTCGCGCTGCGCCGATACGCGGCGCGCAGGCAGGAAGGAGTGGCGCGAACCCGCTGGAGGTCCGGCCGGAACTCAGCCGGCTGTGCGCTCCAGCACGTAGTCGATCGAGCGGGTCAGCTGTCGGACGTCGTCGGGCTCGATGGAGACGAACGTCGCGATGCGCAGCTGGTTGCGGCCGAGCTTGCGATACGGCTCGGTGTCGACGACGCCGTTCGCACGCAGTTCCTTCGCGACGGCCGCCGCGTCGACACTCTCGTCGAAGTCGATC
It encodes:
- a CDS encoding helicase-associated domain-containing protein, yielding MSTHARPLAVRLAAASDDELTALFLARGVRTDAPWQDFFDAAEALLEPASIERALVSLPLADAAALLDATRGGAQSVLRLTALALQDPSGAVPVPVAEHVAGRTLPDTADEKPPVAASESESAPIAERAFTTASRIADMLLVAREAPLGLLATGSLAAGEKKRLAEAGIGQDADDLRTIAEDAGLLRASERRVQVTTEADAWLSLPFADRWARLATAFREALPAGARDGDGWLPPAAWLHAYPWDPSWPERGEGLRRRALLLGLMTAAGTEPEWAAALRRGDRVDTTALERLVPAEVDRVFLQNDLTAIAPGPLQSGLEVRLRGMAERDSAQSSSYRFTAESIDRALIEGETEASVLDFLGRSRSPACPSRWRTWSGRPRSVTVWCGCGRRNPEPWSPAATRTWSRPSASTGACVRSASPPRTACWSRASAPRRCTGRWWTRATRRRSSTPRVRRSRCVVRLRSTRSLALRRPTRR
- a CDS encoding multidrug ABC transporter ATPase, with product MSAQRRRPDDRKPSDEVPDVPVRTIDKILAYTALGLAGASVLCFFAIIIGTATGMSQEAFAHGAWPFIAGLPLYGLPLAFVMIIALLIMSFVRKGRAAKRS
- a CDS encoding cold-shock protein → MPTGKVRFYDDEKGFGFISTDDGQDVFLHASALPAGTAVKSGSRVEFGVADGKRGLQALSVRVLDAPPSLAKVKRKPADDMAIIVEDLVKLLDGIGGDLRRGRYPSSAQGRKIAAVLRKVADDLDA
- a CDS encoding DUF3027 domain-containing protein, giving the protein MTSTPEDLATASRELALAALHEVTAPATVGPAAGHTVEDDGAVSLRFENRLPGYPGWYWTVTVAQLDGAEPTVLEVELLPGDGALLAPDWVPWAERLAEYRAHQAELAEKAASGEAVEEAEGDLDAEDDELDSDDDVSDLLHAGDLDGVDIDELDESSDDDSSADEEADEEE